The Cydia pomonella isolate Wapato2018A chromosome 20, ilCydPomo1, whole genome shotgun sequence genome contains a region encoding:
- the LOC133528992 gene encoding neurogenic locus notch homolog protein 1-like has protein sequence MVDGHLLLNIAVEACHPSPCGPNTKCHVANNQAICTCLPGYRGSPLSGCRHECESDHECGSQQTCRDFKCVSPCSDCGVSADCETVAAHRAVCKCPRGYHGDPYRICSPECTSDGECPSYKPACVYNACINPCTNVCGVNADCNLRGLTPVCSCPRNMTGDPFTYCRPFEARKLTKSE, from the exons ATGGTTGATGGTCATTTGCTGTTGAACATTGCAGTAGAAGCTTGCCACCCATCGCCGTGCGGACCCAACACAAAATGCCACGTCGCCAACAACCAAGCCATCTGTACCTGCCTGCCTGGATACAGG GGTAGCCCTCTATCCGGCTGCCGACACGAGTGCGAATCAGATCACGAGTGTGGCTCGCAGCAGACGTGCCGAGACTTCAAGTGCGTCAGCCCCTGCAGCGACTGCGGCGTCAGCGCTGATTGc GAGACTGTGGCGGCACATCGCGCTGTTTGCAAGTGCCCTAGA GGCTACCACGGCGATCCCTACCGTATCTGCTCCCCCGAGTGCACGTCTGACGGCGAGTGCCCCAGCTACAAGCCCGCCTGCGTGTACAACGCTTGCATCAACCCCTGCACGAACGTCTGTGGTGTGAACGCCGACTGCAACCTCCGCGGCCTGACCCCCGTATGCTCCTGCCCTAGGAACATGACTGGAGATCCCTTCACCTACTGCAGACCTTTCGAAGCCCGTAAGTTGACTAAAAGTGAATAA